A genome region from Panicum virgatum strain AP13 chromosome 4K, P.virgatum_v5, whole genome shotgun sequence includes the following:
- the LOC120701965 gene encoding artemin-like: MSSPSSSPATCTAAVPAEAAAGSLSSATEKQTSSAAPPPAPGPAPQWLRPRGHRPSVAAPPPPARPSAVPRRRGPARASAAAPRWLQAAQPLPFRCLDAARGDG, from the coding sequence ATGAGCTCCCCTAGCAGCAGCCCCGCCACTTGCACCGCCGCGGTGCCCGCCGAGGCAGCGGCCGGCAGCCTGTCGAGCGCCACCGAGAAGCAGACATCGAGCGCGGCGCCACCGCCTGCGCCAGGGCCGGCCCCGCAGTGGCTGCGGCCGCGCGGGCACAGGCCTAGCGtagcagccccgccgccgccggctcgtccTTCTGCGGTGCCCCGCCGCCGAGGACCTGCGCGGGCCTCCGCCGCAGCCCCGCGCTGGCTCCAAGCGGCGCAGCCGCTCCCCTTCCGCTGCCTCGACGCGGCCCGAGGCGACGGCTGA
- the LOC120703309 gene encoding protein FAR1-RELATED SEQUENCE 5-like: MIVRKTSHGHWEVVNFEREHNHERLRKFSLTKYLKSHRDIPAEEKEFIKLLHGCCITTTRAYQIMAELYGGIENCPYTEGDAKNLRVEYCAEYRGKDVKATLEYFEELKNEDPEFYYSYTLDEFDRVENLFWVDGAARRTYELYSDCLSFDTTYLTNAYNMPCAPFIGINMNGITIQLGCGFLRNEKTEGFVWLFTEFKKAMGSRDPANIITDQDIAMKVAIAEVFVNSVHRNCRWHIMENARKTFLG, encoded by the exons ATGATTGTGAGGAAGACATCCCATGGACACTGGGaggttgtgaactttgaaaggGAGCACAACCATGAGCGCTTAAGAAAATTCTCGCTCACAAAATACTTGAAGTCCCACAGAGACATACCAGCTGAAGAGAAAGAGTTCATCAAGTTGCTCCATGGATGCTGCATCACGACAACTCGTGCTTACCAGATAATGGCTGAGTTATATGGAGGTATTGAAAACTGTCCATACACCGAAGGTGATGCTAAAAATTTGCGTGTTGAGTACTGCGCTGAATATAGAGGTAAAGATGTGAAGGCGACGCTTGAGTACTTTGAAGAATTGAAGAATGAAGATCCGGAATTCTATTATAGTTACACTCTTGATGAGTTTGACAGGGTTGAGAATCTGTTTTGGGTGGATGGTGCAGCAAGGAGAACTTATGAGCTGTATAGTGATTGTTTGTCCTTTGACACTACTTATTTGACCAATGCCTACAACATGCCATGTGCTCCTTTCATAG GGATTAACATGAATGGCATAACAATCCAGCTGGGTTGCGGCTTTCTGAGGAATGAGAAGACTGAGGGTTTTGTCTGGCTGTTTACTGAATTCAAGAAAGCAATGGGCAGCAGGGATCCTGCAAATATAATAACTGATCAAGATATTGCGATGAAGGTTGCTATCGCAGAGGTATTTGTCAATTCAGTTCATAGGAATTGCCGTTGGCACATTATGGAAAATGCTAGGAAGACATTTCTTGGATAG